The segment ACCACGAGCAGCAGCAGGATGACGCCGATAGCGCTGCCCAGGCCCGGGTTGTTGCCGCCGCCGAACGACGACAGGTAGAGCTGCAGGGCCAGCACGTTCGCGTCGGGCTGGGACGGTTCGGGCGCGATGATGAAGACCAGGTCGAAGATCTTCAGCACGTTGATCATCAACGTCACCAGCACCACCGCGAGCACCGGCGCCAGCAGCGGCACCGTCACCTTGCGGAAGACCTGCCACTCGTTCGCGCCGTCCACGCGGGCCTGCTCCAGGAGTTCGCGAGGCACCCCCGCCAGCCCGGCCGCGATCAGCACCATCGCGAAGCCCGCCCACATCCAGATGTACGAGCCGATGATGGCCGGGGTGACCAGGTTCGGCCCCAGCCAGTCGATCCCGTTGTACGGCTCCGCGAAGTTGGACGCGGGCAGTCGCAGTCGGGTCCCGTCCGCCGACGCGGGGAGCGAGAAGGTGCCGTCCGCGCCGGACCTGGCGGTGGCCACGACCTTCCCGGAACCGTCGACCGCCTCGACCTTCACCCCCTTCAGGGCCTTCTCGCCCGCGTCGATCACCCCCGGGCTGCCGCCGCCGCCCGGCTTGAAGTCCAGCCACACCGTGCCGGTCACCCCTGAGCCGGCGGTCGCGGGCCTGGCGTTCTCGGTGCCGGCCGGGAGCTTGGCCGCCGCGATGCCGATCAGCGGCAGCCCGACGGGGATGCCGGCCTGGGTGGTGGCCGTGGTGGTGTACGGGCCGCCCACCGCCGCCGCCTTGAGCGGCCCTCCGGTGCGCACCCCGGCCCCCGGGTACTGCGAGGACTCCGCGAAGGTGTCGTGGACGCCGACCACGACCGCGTTCGCCACACCCCGGCTCGGATCCTGCTCGTACACCAGCCGGAAGATGATCCCGGCGGCCAGCATCGAGATCGCCATCGGCATGAAGACCACCAGCTTGAAGGCGGTCCCCCAGCTCACCCGCTCGGTCAGCACGGCGAAGACCAGCCCGAGCGCGGTGGCCAGTACGGGGGCCACCGCGACCCAGATCGCGGTGTTCTTGAGCGCGGTGAGCGTGCTGTCGTCGCTGAAGACCGAGCCGTAGTTGTCCAGGCCGACGAATTTCGCGCCTCCCGCGTCGAAGAAGCTGCGCCAGGTGGTGTAGCCGATCGGGTACACCACCAGCGCGCCCAGCAGCACGAGCGCGGGCAGCAGGAAGAGCGCCGCGATCCAGGGGCGGGTGCGCGTGATGCTTTTGCGCACAGGTGGCGGGGGCGTCGCTGTCGCCGTCGCCATCAGCTGTTCGCGTACGCCTTGGCGGCGTCCGCCTCCAGCTGGGACTGGGTGCCCGCGATGTCCTTGGGGTCGGCCAGGAAGTCCTGGAGGTCCTTCCACTCGCCCTTGCCGTCGGTGCCGCCGAACGCCGCCGGGGCCTGGTCGGACATGTCGAAGCGGAAGTCGTCGCCCGCCGCGACCAGGGCCTTGGCGATGGAGCGCGACACGTCATCCGGATAGGCGGACAGGTCGAGCGACTTGTTCGGGGACACGAAGCCGCCCGAGGACGCCCAGATCTTCGCGGCGTCGGTCGAGGCCAGGAAGGTCAGCAGCGCCTGCGCGCCCTTGGAGTCCTTCAGCGCCACCGCGACATCGCCGCCGCTGACGACCGGGGCCTTGCCGGTGCCGACCGCCGGGAAGGGGAACACCTTGGCGTCCGTGCCCACCTTGGCCTTGGTGTTGGCGGTGATGAACGCGCCCACGAAGTCGCCCTCGTAGACCATCGCCGCCTTCGGCGGGTCGGTGAAGGTCTGGGTGACCGACTTCGGGAAGTCGGTCTGCAGGGCGCCGCTGGTGCCGCCCGCGACCAGGTCCTTGTTGCCGAAGAGCTCCGCGAGGGTGGTCAGGGCCGCCTTGACGGAGGGGTCGGTCCACTTGATCTTGTGCTGGGCGAGCTGGTCGTACTTCTCCGGTCCCGCCTGGGAGAGATAGACGTTCTCGAACCAGTCGGTGAGCGTCCAGCCGTTCGCCCCGCCGACGGACACGGCGGGTGTGCCGGACTCGTAGACCGTCTGGGCGGTGGTGAGGAAATCGGCCCAGGTGGTGGGATCCTCGGTGATCCCGGCGGTCTCGAAGGACGCCGTGTTGTACCAGACCAGCGACTTGTTGGCGGCCTTGGCGTAGACGCCGTACTGCTTGCCCTGGTACGCGCCGAGCTCCTGCCAGCCCTTGGTGAAGTTCTTGTCCAGCTGCGCCTGGACGCCGCTGTCGACCGGCTTGAGCCAGCCCTTCTCGGCGAACTGCCGCAGCACGCCCACCTGGGGGAGGAACGCGACGTCCGGCGGCTGGCCGCCCTGGATCTTGGTGCCGAGGAAGGTGGAGGTGTTGTCGCCGGTCGGCACGAACTTCACGGTCGCGCCGGTGCGCTTCTCGAACTCGTCGAGCACCTTGACGAAGTTCTTCTGCTCGGGGCCCGTCCACACGGCCGCGACTTCTAAGTTCTGCCCGGTCAGGCTGGGGAGCGTGACGCTCGCGCCGCTGCTCCCGCTCGGCGAGCTGCCGCCGCCTGCCTTGTCGTCGCTTCCACCGCCGCAGCCCGCTGCCGCCGCTGTGAGCGTGGCCGCCGCCACGCTCGCGATGATGACCCTGCGCGTGCGCCTGCTGGATGTTCGCATCTGCCTGCCCATCCCCTCAGCGCGGATCCGCGCACGCCGCAGGCTCGCTGGGCGTCCCGTCCCCGCGTCATCCGCTTCCGCGTTCCGGGACCAGTCCTACGCCTTGGCTGTGAGAGGCCGCAATAGCGCGTGCACGGTGGGTGGTTGGATCGTGACCCTGATGTGACCGGCATGCGGCGCGCGTACCGTCCCGGCGGCGGACTCGCTGCCCGCCGCCGGAACGATCGTCACCGGCGGACCGCACACCGTGAGCTGTGCCTTCCCGGACGAGGAAGGCCGGCGGCGGTCCGGGTGACCCGGGCGCGGGCCGGCGCGAGCGTCGAAGCCCCCGTCCGCCCGTTCGATCATCGCTCAACGAGGAGGCGGCGGAGCCGGATTACCGGCCCCTCGCGGGGGCCGCATCCTGCCAATGGCATGAAGCGGCCAGGGCCGCTCAGTTGGCCGTGGCGCGGGCCAACGTCCCGGCCCCCCTTGATGCCGCTCTCGCACCGCTTCGCGGGCTTCGAGGCGGCTGCGCCGGCCTCCGGCCGTCGGGCCGGGGTTGCCCCGGCCGGCCGGCCGGGGCGCCGGCGAATGTCCTAGCCGCCCATGCCGGTTGTCCGCGTCAGGCGGACGTGGCGCGGGCCAACGTCCCGTTGGGGCGGCGGATGTAGAGGGTGACCTTGCCGTCGGAGCCGGTGGGGGCGGTGGCCGAGGTGGTGTCGGCGGTGACCTCGGCGAGGTTCCAGCCGGTGGCGGTGCGCAGCGCCTGGGTGAGGCCGCCGGTGTCGTTGGGGGCGTAGACGTAGAGGCGGGAGCCGAGGGCCAGCGGCTCGGGGCGGCCGGTGGTGGCGAGGCCGTCGACGAGCTCGGAGGGGCGCCAGGCGCCGTTGACGTAGGGCAGGCGCAGGACGGCGCCGTCGGCCTTGCGGACGACGAAGGCGTCCAGGGAGCCCTTCTGGAGGGAGACCAGGCCGGGGGCGGCGGTGATACGGCCGGCGGTGGGGACCAGGGCCCAGGCGTTCCAGCGGCCGTCCACGAGGGAGGCGGTGACGAGGTCGCCGCCGACGCGGCCGATGAGGTCGATGCGGCCGGGCTCCGAGGAGGCGGCGGCGGGCGCGGAGTCGAACTCGGTGCGCTCGTCGACCTGGTACCAGCCGCTCCAGGCACCGGCGGTGAGGGTGCGCTGGTAGAGCAGGTGGTCGGTGCCCAGGGCGAAGATGTCGAGTTCGCCACTGGCTGCGGAGACCACGGCCGGGTCGTCGAGGACGTTTATGCCGGGGAGGTGGTGCCAGGTTCCGTTGTAGTACCAGATGGTCCGGTCGGTGGCGCGGGCGAAGACGTACGTGGTGCCCGAGAAGGTGATCGCGCGCGGGCCGCCGGTGAACTTCACGCCGGAGCCGGGCGAGGGCAGGGACTTGAAGGAGGACCAGGTCGGGATGACGTCGGCGACGACCGCCGCCGTCCCGGCGCCGGCGCCGGCCGAGGAGCCGATGGCGCCCTGCGGGGAGGCCACGCCCCCGGTGGGCGCGGTCGGCGTGGACTCGTCGGGCTGCTGGTCCTGGCGGCTGGTGGAGCCGGAACCCGAGCCGTTGTCGTCGCTGCCGCCGCTGGCCGCGGCCCAGCCGCCGAGCCCGGCGGCGACCAGTGCGGCGGCGGCCGCCGCGCCGAGCTTGACCCGGCGGCGGCGCAGCGCGGCGGGGCCGGAGGCCCGGTGCCGGTGGCGGGGGGCGCCGCCGGGGGCGGGCGGGCGGCCGGTGGCCAGTTCCTCGGCGGTGGGCAGCTTGAGGCTGGTGTGGGTGTCGCGGGTGGAGTCGGGCGCGGCGCCGCGGACCAGGGGGACCGCGCCGCGGCGGCCGCCCTGGCCCGGCTCGTACGGCTCGTGGTCCAGGTCGACCTCGTAGAGGCCGCCTTCGGAGTGGTCGGGCCCGTCGTGCGGCGCGTCCACGTCGATCGGCGGCAGCCCGGCGAGCTGCGGGAGCATCTCGCGCAGCCGGGCGCCCATCTCGCTCGCCTTGAGGCGGGAGGCCGGGGCCTTGGCCAGGCACTGGGAGAGCAGCTGCCACAGCTCGTCCGGCAGGTCGGGCAGCGGGGCGACGGACTCGGTGACATGGCGGCGCAGTACGGCGCCGGGGTGGCCGCCGCCGAACGGGGTGAAGCCGGCGA is part of the Streptomyces sp. NBC_01262 genome and harbors:
- a CDS encoding ABC transporter substrate-binding protein, with protein sequence MRTSSRRTRRVIIASVAAATLTAAAAGCGGGSDDKAGGGSSPSGSSGASVTLPSLTGQNLEVAAVWTGPEQKNFVKVLDEFEKRTGATVKFVPTGDNTSTFLGTKIQGGQPPDVAFLPQVGVLRQFAEKGWLKPVDSGVQAQLDKNFTKGWQELGAYQGKQYGVYAKAANKSLVWYNTASFETAGITEDPTTWADFLTTAQTVYESGTPAVSVGGANGWTLTDWFENVYLSQAGPEKYDQLAQHKIKWTDPSVKAALTTLAELFGNKDLVAGGTSGALQTDFPKSVTQTFTDPPKAAMVYEGDFVGAFITANTKAKVGTDAKVFPFPAVGTGKAPVVSGGDVAVALKDSKGAQALLTFLASTDAAKIWASSGGFVSPNKSLDLSAYPDDVSRSIAKALVAAGDDFRFDMSDQAPAAFGGTDGKGEWKDLQDFLADPKDIAGTQSQLEADAAKAYANS
- a CDS encoding carbohydrate ABC transporter permease; translation: MATATATPPPPVRKSITRTRPWIAALFLLPALVLLGALVVYPIGYTTWRSFFDAGGAKFVGLDNYGSVFSDDSTLTALKNTAIWVAVAPVLATALGLVFAVLTERVSWGTAFKLVVFMPMAISMLAAGIIFRLVYEQDPSRGVANAVVVGVHDTFAESSQYPGAGVRTGGPLKAAAVGGPYTTTATTQAGIPVGLPLIGIAAAKLPAGTENARPATAGSGVTGTVWLDFKPGGGGSPGVIDAGEKALKGVKVEAVDGSGKVVATARSGADGTFSLPASADGTRLRLPASNFAEPYNGIDWLGPNLVTPAIIGSYIWMWAGFAMVLIAAGLAGVPRELLEQARVDGANEWQVFRKVTVPLLAPVLAVVLVTLMINVLKIFDLVFIIAPEPSQPDANVLALQLYLSSFGGGNNPGLGSAIGVILLLLVVPVMLVNIRRMRRERRA